A section of the Epinephelus moara isolate mb chromosome 3, YSFRI_EMoa_1.0, whole genome shotgun sequence genome encodes:
- the c3h5orf15 gene encoding keratinocyte-associated transmembrane protein 2: MATRRKMGRSRGNICALSLLIFLQLSTSGCLPVPDTNVTTTEVPKQETQEGNTFQNLNLTAVSKKEEPLPSQQNTTVLTDPKNPTAPAGNVSTTTAAAEAPQDNRTTAIEPKTNQKERTDPAIIDSSDHTQQAGPDSKEATTTEKAGETPGKVEPTDRPAAPETTLAARPEVPTTSVKAPEPVKPVTEELDSPDSKPSIPLNPSAVEVTDPELLQVVDKGPVTHNDLDGYTDEGDESNDDDDDEDDAYSDDGMYDNTDDVKDQSVNRLQPNRMETPLYKGPDSYNTEDEDSHFFFHLVILAFLVAIVYITYHNKRKIFLLAQSRRWKDSLCSRNTVEYHRLDQNVNEAMPSLKMTRDYIF, translated from the exons ATGGCGACTCGCAGAAAGATGGGGCGAAGCAGGGGAAATATTTGTGCTCTTTCTCTGCTTATTTTCCTCCAGCTGTCAACCAGTGGCTGCCTGCCAGTCCCAGATACTAACGTTACCACGACGGAAG TGCCAAAGCAAGAGACGCAGGAGGGAAACACATTTCAGAATCTTAATTTGACCGCTGTGAGCAAAAAAGAAGAGCCTTTGCCATCTCAGCAGAACACAACAGTTTTAACGGATCCCAAGAACCCTACAGCACCTGCTGGCAATGTCtccacaacaacagcagcagcagaggctccTCAAGACAACCGCACAACAGCCATTGAACCCAAAACGAACCAAAAAGAGCGAACGGACCCAGCCATCATTGATAGCTCTGATCATACACAGCAAGCAGGGCCTGACAGCAAAGAGGCCACAACAACAGAGAAAGCTGGAGAAACCCCAGGCAAAGTTGAGCCAACAGATAGACCTGCTGCTCCTGAAACCACTCTAGCTGCTAGACCAGAAGTTCCCACCACCTCTGTCAAAGCCCCTGAACCAGTCAAACCTGTCACAGAAGAGCTTGATTCACCTGACTCCAAGCCCTCCATTCCTCTAAACCCGTCCGCAGTGGAGGTCACTGACCCAGAACTGCTGCAGGTCGTTGACAAAGGACCCGTAACTCACAATGATCTGGACGGTTACACAGATGAAGGTGACGAAAGcaatgatgatgacgacgacgAAGATGATGCATACAGCGATGACGGCATGTACgataacactgatgatgtcaaaGACCAGAGTGTGAACAGGCTGCAGCCGAACAGGATGGAGACGCCCCTTTACAAAGGACCAGACAGCTACAACACAGAGGATGAGGACTCCCACTTCTTCTTTCATCTGGTCATCCTGGCTTTCCTGGTGGCGATCGTTTATATCACCTATCACAACAAGAGGAAG ATCTTCCTCTTGGCTCAGAGCCGGCGCTGGAAGGACAGTCTGTGCTCCCGCAACACTGTGGAGTATCACCGCCTGGACCAGAACGTCAACGAGGCCATGCCTTCTCTCAAGATGACCCGAGACTACATTTTTTGA